Proteins from a genomic interval of Amphiura filiformis chromosome 9, Afil_fr2py, whole genome shotgun sequence:
- the LOC140160220 gene encoding LOW QUALITY PROTEIN: uncharacterized protein (The sequence of the model RefSeq protein was modified relative to this genomic sequence to represent the inferred CDS: deleted 2 bases in 1 codon): MEGKGKVKGKNLGGKKSKSKLSLKRKLQPASSDQDESDNSVGDHRSSSFDFLRAITGEISLNQSDDFREAKKTSRPLPGKKVADSKLLKKSLKVKSKQKPSSRNASSSTEPSLSVTGSHGNKSRGHVLDDGNKKVKGCLLDEENKHNEAERNNRSDEADKSVTSCAVILSKLTPLASDTVEIGTNKESPRKKTTQISAESSTSERTSRKCPVCQKVLTDISGSQQMDQHVNLCLKRHFSAAGDTSEDEHLARQIQEREQEKIVEEKLTEDGFYLCQFCHKDLSKMNSTRRLQHANRCIDVYEKEQQEQERIQRNAAKKLIADCPMCGMPLNTKLQRESHLKRCARELHVSSAQLIELVRVQEEEIANHMLTEQQSDINAQSTSEAQVAIPKPKGRPKKKKKREDLDEDTQLAIAMSASIAVPEATAGSESNAPVKRGKGRKKKTVEKEVPVLLVRSEAERQRILEHRLASLVAPQDAQEDLAQTPALIHSKVAKKQRKRHGPNSGVPPTLIRQSSLLWELSAQNDSEQVSASPFYVSQLKPNIGPGETSKPKRGRPPKKKRDEDVTDIGSSQVITSTLQVLMDLEEEGAHASPPEQIETQTSGFLDGRRPSTSREPVGDHERMMLDQLSKLVNNEMLSDVKIQTADKSLVHAHQFLLQLRCPKLMQDLTEQSNQSVCSLDVSEKVLLSTLKYVYSGSIEVDGDCALSVVQFAQKYHLPELAIACQQILKIRTTPHKARNTPHKASRKDDITGDKEGEKKDEDDEENDDDEDDDDEYKEKDINELLQSLWDDSEDESKSSSSRESGNHGNDIDEEEMEEIYEYASTQARLCKQSVTSEGLTLRQSSVDLGPKVRMTSVNVDIMTNSAASTSGKVNQAKQDTLSEKLPNSSSLVNKASDSQSDIVLSVTGRYTRRGWKPISNSKEPQMVGQVYSKKSPKKVQKKPDTNTSKVSPSSSSSNESPKKVKKKPDAGTSKVAPSSSSSKESPKKAQKKPDADTSKVARSSSSKESPKKAQKKPDLNTSKTPSASNMAIDDDYNDQDVEMEDVSEDVEYEAGRRRDNESNVVTPVSTSVTGNSGDGPGESASNLLSHVTRQSSKKTMPEKQVVSPKKSRGKEREATEVLDLTSDSPDVSPVATKSSSHKKSTKKSQANASAHSCNKSPSLRKSQKVQVPPAESTQSSITKTDTVLKDTAEDGGTENGASRDHLNASVDDEEDDDETDTSWIIPSTPPLRTTKQMSFVPPQKKAPQSRLSKAGTSSSTLMASTPMDARNRMSTLIGNTFLPKISPVKIVLEKMVFDASNPVINSTAEDTEGCVTKKVRKGAFGNMGKTKKSADEQTTSQIAKKVTLQNAKKPTDDSELNVNRRLTRQRSLSEQSACDSSPSSRSTRSASQSPARQTSGKKSTEMSLSKISTPGRLSTIASPKRNIRNGTSQSTPKRNKKHSRNLTSPKLSQNNRSSPTTSKGNSESTTTVRRTRRNSFVGSDKDTPNTSVQRASPIVIPDAPDVATPVVVSDESPSPTPSPTFGNSSATSKGSPPKEDEELVGKPSKRKRKQSMPMRSPDKLQLTSGDAAVSVGTVTPPTGKLKLNTKLKQRTKLPYKSPAPRTKKYPSTYHPLKKKYKSFTPVGRQVLMRRRTRSVAKEASSVGNRSIGDSNKITSPVVQNSERMGADDNDKSKDRESINDGQTSKPDAGEGVADNAVEDAACHVNGDDDVSIVASSSPEKQANGTAEIQDEGGLFAFDFEDGGFDDGFPAHNISHHSNQTNGGEKEHESQNNTAKVNFSLDGDHILSRVSELPSPPASKVVSPRKNNNHNLNNNLPIEASKVLASSINGSPINGSNPDGTSTRVRSPPEVRIPQIRRDTPKDFWANYTKPSARRAASINIPSTPVIAEKVVVVQNFAPSSQYYASQENGEVMSLTNQSLVPSHRQATASPTLRDHHFSPTSSITSQEEAVATGGYFGVGSDSFMQEEVIETSPMREDEEQEEDVFVPPACSITKTPNVAIVRPTPVRPNIDELYHPPAPITPMPNYDDMNTPALRKETCKYGLKPLAKKKARLKLKEIYQYTHQVLETSVDGEDVPESKNEKQPSKKKNDKETTKPKSKKPKTGSKGQGSNSAAPTTGGSAGDNGSKGKTIPSKPPTKPKEAGGESSGDTSDALSYNDCPEDSILDDDEMPMSQPRKSRSSGLSKNPEEAIMRYIKGNEELYHKILMYEPLFIKEFQKELKEAGIVCSMLQLKAILDKQCITFRAEANVNRHVRKSKKKKIK, encoded by the exons ATGGAGGGTAAAGGGAAAGTGAAAGGAAAAAATCTTGGTGGAAAAAAGTCAAAGTCAAAACTGTCTCTGAAAAGAAAATTGCAGCCTGCATCCTCTGACCAAGATGAAAGCGATAACAGTGTTGGTGACCACAGGAGTTCCTCATTTGATTTCCTAAGAGCTATAACAGGTGAAATATCACTGAACCAAAGTGATGATTTTAGAGAAGCAAAAAAGACATCGAGACCTCTGCCAGGGAAGAAGGTAGCTGATTCCAAACTATTGAAAAAGTCACTAAAGGTAAAATCTAAACAGAAACCAAGCTCTAGGAATGCCAGTTCCTCCACAGAGCCAAGTCTCTCGGTTACAGGGAGTCATGGCAACAAGAGTAGAGGACATGTGTTGGATGATGGCAACAAAAAGGTTAAAGGATGCTTGTTGGATGAGGAAAACAAACATAATGAAGCGGAAAGAAATAACCGAAGTGATGAAGCTGATAAATCTGTAACTTCTTGTGCAGTAATTCTATCAAAGTTAACACCATTAGCAAGTGACACTGTAGAAATTGgaacaaataaagaaagtccacgTAAGAAAACAACCCAAATCAGTGCTGAAAGCAGTACAAGTGAAAGAACCTCAAGAAAATGTCCAGTTTGTCAGAAAGTGTTGACAGATATCAGTGGAAGTCAACAAATGGATCAGCATGTTAACCTTTGTCTCAAAAGACATTTCAGTGCAGCTGGTGACACCAGTGAGGATGAACATCTTGCTCGACAGATCCAGGAAAGAGAGCAAGAAAAGATCGTAGAAGAAAAATTGACGGAAGATGGCTTTTATCTATGTCAGTTTTGCCACAAAGATCTTAGCAAGATGAACTCCACAAGAAGGCTTCAACATGCAAATCGATGCATTGATGTGTATGAGAAGGAGCAACAAGAACAAGAAAGGATTCAAAGAAATGCTGCCAAAAAACTCATTGCAGATTGTCCAATGTGTGGAATGCCGTTAAATACTAAACTACAACGTGAATCCCATTTAAAGCGATGCGCTCGTGAGTTGCATGTGTCATCAGCGCAGCTGATTGAGCTTGTACGTGTGCAAGAAGAAGAAATCGCAAATCACATGTTAACTGAGCAACAGTCGGATATCAACGCACAGAGTACTAGTGAAGCTCAAGTAGCTATACCAAAACCAAAAGGTAGaccaaagaaaaagaagaagagggaAGATTTAGATGAAGACACACAGCTTGCTATAGCAATGTCAGCTTCAATAGCAGTTCCAGAGGCAACAGCTGGTAGTGAGAGTAATGCTCCTGTCAAACGgggaaaaggaagaaaaaagaaaacagtaGAGAAGGAAGTCCCTGTCTTACTTGTTAGGTCTGAAGCTGAAAGGCAGAGGATTCTTGAACATAGACTAGCAAGCTTAGTGGCCCCTCAGGATGCGCAAGAGGATCTGGCACAGACCCCTGCGTTGATTCACAGTAAAGTTGCtaagaaacaaagaaaacgtCATGGTCCAAATTCAGGGGTACCACCAACACTTATAAGACAATCATCTTTACTGTGGGAGTTATCAGCTCAGAATGATAGTGAACAAGTTTCAGCTAGTCCATTTTATGTTTCACAGTTGAAACCTAATATTGGTCCTGGAGAAACATCAAAACCTAAAAGAGGAAGACCTCCAAAGAAGAAGAGAGATGAGGATGTTACTGACATTGGTAGTTCTCAAGTTATTACCAGTACTCTGCAAGTGTTAATGGATCTAGAGGAAGAAGGTGCCCATGCATCACCACCAGAACAGATTGAGACCCAGACAAGTGGATTCTTAGATGGCAGAAGACCAAGTACATCTCGGGAGCCTGTAGGTGACCATGAAAGGATGATGCTTGACCAGCTCTCTAAACTTGTAAATAATGAGATGTTAAGTGATGTCAAGATACAGACGGCTGATAAGAGTCTCGTGCATGCTCATCAATTTCTTCTACAGTTGAGATGCCCTAAGTTGATGCAAGACCTGACTGAGCAATCTAACCAGAGTGTCTGCTCCTTGGATGTTTCTGAGAAAGTTTTATTATCCACACTCAAGTATGTGTATTCAGGATCCATTGAAGTAGATGGCGATTGTGCTTTGAGCGTTGTTCAATTTGCTCAAAAATATCATCTACCAGAACTTGCTATAGCTTGCCAACAGATTCTTAAGATTAGAACCACTCCTCACAAAGCTAGAAACACACCACATAAAGCATCAAGGAAAGATGATATCACTGGTGATaaggaaggagagaaaaaagatgaagatgatgaagaaaatgatgatgatgaagatgatgatgatgagtacaAAGAGAAGGATATAAATGAATTGCTACAAAGTTTGTGGGATGATAGTGAAGATGAGTCAAAAAGTAGTAGTTCCCGGGAgtctggtaaccatggtaatgatATTGATGAGGAAGAGATGGAAGAGATATACGAGTATGCGAGCACACAAGCCAGACTATGCAAGCAATCTGTTACATCTGAAGGGTTAACTTTGCGTCAATCATCTGTTGATTTAGGTCCTAAAGTTAGAATGACTTCAGTCAATGTAGATATCATGACAAATTCAGCTGCAAGTACATCTGGCAAAGTCAATCAAGCAAAACAGGATACTTTGAGCGAAAAGCTTCCCAATTCATCTTCCCTTGTAAATAAAGCAAGTGATTCTCAAAGTGATATAGTACTGTCTGTTACCGGACGTTACACAAGAAGAGGTTGGAAGCCAATTTCAAATTCCAAAGAACCACAAATGGTGGGACAAGTTTATTCTAAGAAGTCTCCCAAGAAGGTGCAAAAGAAACCAGATACAAATACCTCAAAGGtatcaccatcgtcatcatcttcCAATGAGTCTCCTAAGAAGGTAAAAAAGAAACCAGATGCTGGTACCTCAAAGGTAGcaccatcgtcatcatcttcTAAAGAATCTCCTAAAAAGGCACAAAAGAAACCAGATGCAGATACCTCAAAGGTAGCACGATCATCATCTTCTAAGGAGTCTCCCAAGAAGGCGCAAAAGAAACCAGATCTAAATACCTCGAAGACACCATCAGCATCAAACATGGCAATTGATGATGATTACAATGATCAAGATGTTGAAATGGAAGATGTTAGTGAAGATGTTGAATATGAAGCAGGTAGAAGAAGAGATAATGAATCCAATGTTGTCACTCCTGTGTCCACATCTGTCACTGGCAATTCTGGAGACGGGCCAGGAGAGTCTGCATCTAATCTGTTGTCGCATGTAACAAGGCAGTCATCAAAGAAAACAATGCCAGAGAAACAGGTGGTGTCACCAAAGAAATCAAGAGGTAAAGAGAGGGAAGCTACAGAAGTGTTGGATTTAACCAGTGATTCTCCTGATGTATCACCTGTAGCAACAAAATCATCATCACAcaaaaaaagtactaaaaaaAGTCAAGCAAATGCAAGTGCACATTCTTGTAACAAGTCACCATCACTCAGGAAATCTCAAAAAGTGCAGGTACCACCTGCTGAAAGCACACAATCATCTATAACCAAAACCGATACAGTGTTGAAGGATACTGCAGAAGATGGAGGTACTGAAAACGGTGCTTCTAGAGACCACTTAAATGCAAGtgttgatgatgaagaagatgatgatgaaactGATACATCATGGATTATTCCAAGCACTCCACCACTGAGAACAACAAAGCAAATGTCTTTTGTACCTCCACAAAAGAAAGCTCCACAGTCAAGATTATCTAAAGCAGGTACCAGTTCCTCAACCCTTATGGCTTCCACACCAATGGATGCGAGGAATAGAATGAGTACTTTGATAGGCAATACCTTCCTACCAAAAATATCTCCTGTTAAAATTGTATTGGAAAAAATGGTCTTTGATGCTTCAAAC CCAGTGATCAACTCCACCGCTGAAGACACTGAAGGTTGCGTCacaaaaaaagtaagaaaagGTGCTTTTGGAAACATGGGGAAAACAAAGAAATCTGCTGATGAGCAAACTACTTCACAAATAGCTAAGAAAGTGACTTTACAGAATGCTAAGAAACCAACTGATGATAGTGAATTGAATGTAAACAGACGTCTAACAAGACAAAGAAGTTTATCAGAGCAGAGTGCATGTGATAGTTCTCCATCTAGCAGAAGCACAAGATCTGCAAGTCAGTCTCCAGCAAGACAAACTTCTGGAAAGAAAAGTACTGAAATGAGTCTCTCAAAAATAAGCACTCCAGGCAGACTGTCAACAATTGCTTCACCAAAGAGAAATATAAGAAATGGTACTTCTCAATCAACTCCCAAGAGAAATAAGAAACATAGTAGAAATCTTACATCACCAAAGTTAAGTCAAAATAATCGTTCATCGCCTACAACTTCCAAAGGCAATTCTGAAAGTACTACCACAGTAAGAAGAACCAGAAGAAATAGTTTTGTTGGTTCAGATAAGGATACACCAAATACATCTGTCCAAAGAGCTTCACCAATAGTTATACCAGATGCCCCTGATGTTGCAACACCTGTTGTGGTTTCAGATGAGTCTCCATCTCCTACCCCATCACCAACATTTGGAAACTCATCCGCAACATCCAAAGGTAGTCCTCCAAAGGAGGATGAGGAGCTTGTTGGTAAACCATCAAAACGAAAACGAAAACAGAGCATGCCTATGAGATCCCCAGATAAACTGCAACTAACAAGTGGGGATGCTgcagtaagtgtaggtactgtAACACCTCCAACTGGTAAGCTTAAACTCAACACCAAATTGAAGCAACGAACAAAATTACCATATAAATCACCCGCACCCAGGACTAAGAAATACCCTTCAACATATCATCCACTCAAGAAAAAATACAAGAGTTTCACCCCAGTAGGGCGTCAGGTTTTGATGCGAAGACGGACTAGATCAGTAGCTAAGGAAGCATCATCAGTGGGGAACAGAAGCATTGGTGACAGCAACAAGATTACAAGTCCTGTTGTCCAGAATTCAGAAAGAATGGGTGCTGATGACAATGACAAATCAAAAGATAGAGAGTCAATTAATGATGGACAGACTAGCAAGCCTGATGCAGGTGAAGGAGTAGCTGATAATGCAGTAGAAGATGCTGCTTGCCATgtgaatggtgatgatgatgtaagCATTGTTGCATCAAGTTCACCTGAAAAGCAGGCTAATGGTACTGCTGAGATTCAAGATGAAGGAGGACTGTTTGCCTTTGATTTTGAAGATGGTGGTTTTGATGATGGGTTTCCTGCACATAACATCAGTCACCATAGTAACCAAACAAATGGAGGTGAGAAGGAACACGAGTCTCAAAATAACACTGCAAAAGTGAATTTCTCCTTGGATGGTGATCATATTCTGTCGAGAGTAAGTGAGCTGCCTTCTCCACCAGCATCTAAAGTCGTATCACCTCGTAAGAATAACAATCATAATCTAAATAATAATCTTCCAATTGAGGCTTCAAAAGTTCTTGCTTCATCAATTAATGGTTCACCAATTAATGGTTCTAATCCTGATGGTACATCTACAAGAGTAAGATCTCCACCAGAAGTAAGAATCCCACAGATAAGAAGAGACACACCTAAAGATTTCTGGGCCAACTACACCAAACCTTCAGCAAGAAGAGCAGCCAGTATCAACATTCCCTCCACACCTGTCATAGCGGAAAAAGTAGTAGTTGTACAAAATTTTGCACCATCAAGTCAATATTATGCAAGTCAAGAAAATGGAGAAGTAATGAGCTTAACTAATCAATCTCTAGTCCCATCTCATAGACAGGCCACAGCATCACCAACTCTGAGAGATCATCATTTCTCACCAACTTCATCAATCACATCCCAGGAGGAAGCTGTAGCAACAGGTGGTTATTTTGGAGTCGGCTCGGATAGTTTCATGCAGGAGGAAGTTATTGAGACCAGCCCCATGAGAGAGGATGAGGAGCAGGAAGAGGATGTTTTTGTTCCACCTG CTTGTTCCATTACCAAAACTCCAAACGTAGCAATTGTGAGACCTACTCCAGTAAGACCAAATATAGATGAGTTATATCACCCACCAGCACCTATTACACCTATGCCAAATTATGATGATATGAATACACCAGCACTGAGG AAAGAGACATGCAAGTATGGTTTAAAACCTCTAGCCAAGAAGAAAGCCAGGTTAAAGCTTAAAGAAATCTATCAGTACACACATCAAG TCCTGGAGACATCAGTTGACGGTGAAGATGTTCCGGAAAGTAAAAACGAAAAGCAACCATCAAAGAAGAAAAATGACAAAGAAACAACGAAACCTAAGAGCAAGAAACCCAAAACTGGCAGCAAAGGTCAAGGGTCAAATAGTGCAGCACCTACAACAGGAGGAAGTGCAGGAGATAATGGAAGCAAAGGGAAAACAATCCCATCAAAACCACCTACTAAACCAAAAGAGGCTGGGGGAGAGAG CTCTGGTGACACTAGTGATGCACTGTCATATAACGACTGTCCAGAAGATAgcattctagatgatgatgaGATGCCTATGTCACAACCG CGGAAGTCTCGTTCCAGTGGG TTATCCAAGAATCCTGAGGAAGCTATAATGAGGTACATCAAAGGAAATGAAGAACTCTACCACAAGATACTCATGTATGAG CCACTATTTATCAAAGAATTCCAGAAGGAGCTTAAGGAGGCTGGTATAGTGTGTTCCATGCTACAACTCAAAGCAATACTAGACAAACAG TGTATAACATTCCGTGCTGAGGCTAATGTGAACAGACATGTGAGGAAAAGCAAGAAAAAGAAGATAAAATGA